In Oceaniferula flava, the genomic window ATGTTCTCGCCCTCGTTATAGGCAGGCACCACGAGTGACACCTCGGGGGTGTTAGAACAAGCTGGGACATCTGGATCATGGACACTGATCGGCTTGGACTCCTTCATAAGCGTGGAGTATATAGGTTGTAAGATCATGGTTGCTGGGTGATGGATTTGAGGATCGGGCGTTCTTGCAGAAGAGTCATTTTTCCAATGGTTCCACGATTCTTGAACCGACCTAGGCAGTCGGCAGGTAAACTCTCGAGCGATGAGCTTCGCACCGCGAGGAAGTCCTGTTCGCCGTTGTTCAGGATGGCGTGTAGTTCGGCATCGGTTTCTAACTTCTTCGCCCGGCCTTGGGTGTAAAACTCAGCCGAATAGAAACGTTTCCTCCAGTAGTAGAGGTTGCCTGGAGGTTCGGTCGATTGCTCCCTGAGCTGTTGGGTTTTGGCCACCAGCGAGACCTGCGACCGTTTGGCGATCAAATCCGGATTCACCGTGAAGATGGCAAAGGCGGTGGCGCAGATGGCAAAAAAGGCCACGGTGCTGGTCGCGAAGAAGCGTTTGGAATAGGCTGATGGTCGAGCATGAGCTGTATCCGTCATGCACCATAATTCGACGCTTAGGAATGCCATGGCGGGGATGCCGGTGATGACATAGGTCGGCAGGATGTTGCTGGCCATCGTGAAGAAGACCATGGGGGAGGCGGCCCAGCAGAGAAGATAGCTCGACCACTCGCGGTCGTCGTTTCGAAAAGCTGCGATGATTTTTTTGAAGCGAAGCAAGGGCACCAGCAGGAACGGAGTCCAAGGGAGAAAGGTCACCAAGGCGTAGATCCAGATCGTGCCACGGGGGTGAGCATGGCCGTTGCCATAGAGATCGCCCTTCCAGCCGCTGTCGAGGAAGCGGTGCCAGTGTTCGCCCAGGATGAAGTATTCCAGAAATCCGGGAGTTTTTCGCTCGGCGAACACATACCAAGGGAGGGTGAGGGCCAGCATTAGCAGTGTGCCGGAAATCCATGGCAGATTTTTCCACGTCTCCAGCCACTTGTTTTTCCATAGCACCCAGCCACCGATTGGGATGGCAGCGAGTACAAAGGCCGCCGGCCCCTTGGCTAACAGACCGATGGCTAAGCCGATAAAAAACAGGTAGCCGCTGCGGTGTTTGTTCGCCGGATGATGCACGCTATCCCAGAACGCGATCATGCAGAGGCTTGTTCCGGAGAGCATGATGAAATCGGTCATCACAGTAGCGGCAGCGAGGAAATAGAGACCACTGGATACCATGATCAGGGTGCCTGTTAGCGCGTAGGCCTGGCCTTTTTCCCGCTTTAGCCAGCGATAGAGGCTGAGGCTGAGCGTGATGGCTGCTAGCAGGATGAAGGCTCGCGCTCCAAACTGATTGGCACCAAAAAGCTTGATGCCTGCCGCGGAGATCCAGGTGTGCAGTGGCGGTTTACCCCAGAAGGGCACGCCGTAGTCAAACTGGGGCGTAATCCAATCGCCCGTCTCGACCATCTTCCGTGCGATCTCCGCGTAGCGGGACTCGGTGGTATCGGTGAATGGCACCGCGATGGCGATCCAGATTCGAAGAGCCAGCATCACGCCAAGCAGGACAACAATGCATCTCTTCTGGCCCGGCGTGATACTGAAATTTACGGCGTCAGGCTTGTCCTGATCTCTCGCCGCGGTGGTTGGTGTGTGTGACAAAGGGTTCGGCATAACAGCAGTAATTCTGCGCGTAGCCTAACCAGTGAATGATGATAGAATTATGAGATCGCATGTTTTTCTGAATCAACCAGTGCGGTGAAGCAAACGGTGATGGTGAAGGTGTTATTTTCTTCATCGAGATCGGCCGTGATGCTTGCCCGCATCGCGCGGGTAATCTCCTGACAGAGTGCCAGTCCGATACCGCTGTGGTGTTCATTGACATCACGCGCTTCGTCCTTGCGATAGAAGGGTTCGAATAGGCGGCGCATGTTTTCTTTGTTGAGTCCCTTGGATTGGTTGGAAATGGATAGAGCTAGTCCACTGCTCTGCGCGGTGGTCTGGATAGTGATGGAGCTGTTAGGTTCAGCGTAGGCGACCGCATTGTTCATCAGGTTGCTGATCAGGATTCCTAACAAGTGCTGGTCGGCACGGATCACGGCGGCTTTATCCGTGAGATCCCAGTCGATCGATAAACCTCGGCTGTCGGCTCGATTGGTGTGTTGTAGCCAGACGTTTTTGAGCAGCTCGTGCAGTGCTACTTTTTCAAAATGCATGCTGAAGGTATCATTCTGCAATCTTGAGAAATACAGCAGCCGCTCGGTCATGCCATGCATTGATTGGCTGATTTTCAACGTCTCGGCAAGGCACTCCTGGTAGTAGTCCGTGTCCCGGTTGCGATGCAGTGCCTGTTCCAAGGTAAGGATAATCCCGGCCAGTGGAGTGCGCAGCTCATGTGCCGCGTGGGCGGAAAAGTCCCGTTCACGCACCCTGACCCGGTGGATGTTCTTGAACAGCCGGTTATACTGAGTAACCAAGCCTTTGAGCTCCTCGGGAAAGTCTGGTGTGACGAGGAACTCTTTATCCAGTTCGTTGACATTATGTTGCGCCACCTGATCGCTGAGGTCGTTGATGGGGAAGAGGCAACTGCGGATGATGTTTCGGCTGATCAGCACGCTGGCAATGACCACAGCGATGATGGTCAGCAGTAGAATCCATCTGAGTCTTGCGAGTTGTTTTTCAATCTTTTCGACATCGTTGGCGATGACCAGAATGTGCGGTGGTGCATTGGCCTCGGTGTAAGGGCCGTGGGGTTCTGTCGCGTTTTCCTCGGTCTCCTCCGGGTCTATTTTGGGAAGGATTTCAATGCCGATGGCACGACCAGAGTGACCGTTCGGGAGGGTGATGTCGCGGAAGGAAGATTGGCCGCTGGGGGCGCTGAACTTGGGCAAATCTTCGCCCTTGAGTGCGGGGGACCGCAGGCTGCTGCCATCGCTGAGGTTCCAGCTTTGAATCAGGTCTTTCTTGCTGCGAATTGGGTCGTTGCGAACGTCATCCAGCCATTCATGGACCAGTTGGCCATTTTCGAGCTCGATTTCAGTGGCCAGCAGGGTGGCTACTTTTCCCAGGTCGAGATCGATCTGTTGGAAATAGGCTTTGCGAAACGAAAAGTATAAGGCGGTGGAGCCCACGGTGAGAACGGTGGTCATGAAGAAGACCATGCCGAAGAGAAGTTTGTTCTGGATGGATGTCTTTTTCATTCGCCCGGGGCACTCAAGTAATAGCCCACCCCTCGTCGGGTTTGAATCAGATTCGCGGAGTCTCCGATGTTCAGCTTCTTGCGGAGATAGCCGACGTAGACATCCACCGCATTGCTGGTGCTGTCCTCATATTCATCGTACACGTGGTTCCATATTTCCATCCTGCTGACCACCTCACCAGCGCGGTAGGCGAGGTATTCCAGGATGCTGTATTCGCGTTTCGTCAGGCTGATTTCAACATCACCTCGGTAAACTCTCTTGGCCCTGAATTCTAGGGTGAGGTCTGCGAGTGTGAAGGTGGTGTTTTTTTGATCGTAACTCTTGCGAATCTGCGAGCGGATCCGGGCCATCAACTCATCGAGCGAAAAGGGTTTGACCAAATAATCGTCGGCCCCCATGTCGAGTCCTTCGATCCTGCAGTTCACCGCATCTCGGGCACTCATGATGATAATGGGCACCAGTTGCTCTTTCGCTCGGAGGGTGCGTAATATCGTCAGACCGTCCACTTCTGGCAGCATGATGTCTAACAGTATTACGTCATACTGATGGTTCTCGGCATACCAGAGGCCTTCGTCACCGGTCGCAGAGCTGTCCACGGTGTAGCCATCTTCGGTGAGACGTTCGACGATGCTTTTCCGGATGGGAGCGTAATCTTCGATGACGAGTATGCGCATGATAGATAGAAAATGGAGAGGTCCATCTATATATCGGCAGAAAGATGAGAGAACGATGATAAAGAAAATATCGATCGCAAACTTAACGAGGTAAGCTGGTGAAGCGTCTGCTAGACACTCACCTTGGCCTTGATGTGGGGATCCGGGTGGTAGTCACGGAGTTCGAAATCGTCACCGGTGAAACCGTGGATGTCGGTGACTTCCGGGTTGATCCACATGGTGGGCAGATCTTTGGGCGTGCGTTCGAGCTGGAGTTTCGCCTGATCGAAGTGGTTCTGGTAGAGGTGCAGATCTCCGAAGGTGTGGACAAATTCGCGCGCCTCGTAGCCGCAGACTTGGGCGACCATCATGGTCAGCAGGGCGTAGGAGGCGATGTTGAAAGGCACGCCTAAAAAGAGATCGGCGCTGCGCTGATAGAGCTGGCAGGAAAGGCCGGGTTTTTCCGAGTCGATATCATGCACGTAGAACTGAAACAGCATGTGGCAGGGCGGCAGCGCCATCTTGTCGACCTTGCCGACGTTCCAGGCCGAGACCAGGTGACGGCGCGAGTGTGGGGTGTTTTTCAGGCCGTCGATGAGTCGTTCGATCTGATCGATCACCTCGCCATCGTCGCCTTCCCACGCACGCCATTGCTGGCCATAGACCGGCCCGAGCTCGCCATGTTCATCGGCCCACTCGTCCCAGATACGGACGCCGTTTTCCTTGAGGTAGGCGATGTTGGTATCACCTTTGAGGAACCAGAGTAACTCGTGGATGATCGAGCGCAGGTGCAACTTCTTGGTGGTCAGACAGGGGAATCCCTCGCGTAAATCAAAGCGGGCCTGCCTGCCGAAAACCGAGAGTGTTCCGGTGCCGGTGCGGTCGGTTCGGGCTTCACCATTGTCGAGAACATCGGTGAGGAGATCGAGATACTGCTGCATAGAAGGAGATTGGAGTTGAGGGAGGGAAATGGAAAGGTGAAATGACTCTAATCGTTGGGACCCGGGCCTTTGCGCATGTTCTTTTTATTCGCGTGCTTGCTTTTGTCATCGAGCATGCGGTTCTTGGCGCGGCGGGAGCGGCGGCGCTTTTGTCGGCGGATTTTTTCCATCTTCTGCTGGCGGGCGGACTTTTTGCCGTCGCGTTTCTCTTCCAAGCGCTCGCACAGTTCGCGGCGGGCAATGTAGCGATTCAACTCGCGCGACCGCTGCTGCTGGCATTTCACCTCAATCCCGCTCGGCTCGTGCTTCAGGTAGACGCAGGAGGCGGTTTTGTTGATTTTCTGGCCACCGCTGCCGCTGCCCTGGATGAATTTCTCCGTCAGGGTTTCATCGGTGATGCCGAGACCGGCCATGCGGGCTTCGAGGGCGGCGATTTTTTCAGGAGAGGGCATTGGGATGAACCGCGGGTGGCTGGTGCGCCTATCTTTGCACGGGCGGGAGGGGATTTCCAGAGGATTGCGGAGAAGTTCAATTGTCGGGTGTTAGCAGGGCGATGCGCAGGCCGGACGAGAGTGAGGCGAGTGACCATGATCGGACGTATTTCCAACCTGCCTGACGAGCTTCCTCGGTAAATTGGGGAACCGTGAGGATCACGCGGGTGCAGGGTTTTCCGGTACGCTTGCGTTTCCACTGTTAGAGACGTTGTTTGATCGAGTTTGCATCGATGAAGGTGGTGATCAGCTGGCCTTTGCAAACACGTCTGAGCTCGCTGAGGATAGCGATGCGATCGGCTCGATCTGGAAAATGGTGCAGTAAGCGGATGCTCGCGGCGAGGTCTACCGAGGAGTCGGCTAGGGTGTTGGCTTTGATATCGCCGACGGTGGTTCCGAGCAGGCTGTCGGCCATGCCGTGATCGCTTAAGGTCTGTGCGGCGAGCTCAACCATGTGCGGTGAGTGATCTCCGGCATAGTAGCCCGCGGTGCGACTGGCCAGCAGAGTGGCAAAGCGGCCTGCTCCACAGGGGTAATCGAGGATCGTGAGATCCTTGGTTTTCTGGCCGGCGAGGCGACCTGCCGCGCGTAGAGCTTTGGCCACGAGCAGTTTCTCTCGGGCACTGCTCACACGGCTGCTGAGTGAGCGGCTGAATTTTTTCTGGTAATACTGCGCGGCTTTTTTGTCGTGATAGGTCGACGAGTAGCCAGCGTGTTTGTTCTGAGTAGGAGCAATCATTTCACCTCTCATATAGCTCAATGAGCATGAGAAAATAATGAGAGCTCCGTTGAACCTAAATGGCGCTGATGTATTCCCTCACGGCGCGAGTGATCTCGCCGGCGACATCGGCACGCGGGGTGGCGAAGGGGGGAACAAACCATGGATAGGAGCCCACGACATCGGTGATCACGGCGACTTCGCCATCGCAGGTTTGTTGGTCGTCCTTGGCCTTGCAGCCGATTCCGATGGTGGGGATCTCCAGCGCGGCGGTGATTCGTTCCGCCACGGCAGGGATGACGCTTTCTAACACGATGGCGCTGCAGCCGGCTTCTTGCAGGGCCAAGGCTCCTTCGAGAATGGCGTCTGCTTCGGCTTCGGTTTTTCCTTTTTTCTTATAACCACCTTCTTCGATCACCCGCTGGGGGAGCATGCCGTGGTGGCCAATCACTGGAATGCCGGCACCGACGATACAGCGGACTTTTTCAACCTGATTGACTCCGCCCTCAAGCTTCACGGCATCGGCGCCGGCTCCTATCAAGGCGCTGGCAGTGATCAGAGCCTGCTTGGGCGTGTCGTAACTATGGATGGGCATATCACCGATGACGAGGGCATTGGTTACACCGCGCGCCACGGCGGAGGTATGATGGAGCATCATATCGAGGGTGACGTGGGTGGTGTCAGGAAAACCTAACATGACCATGCCTAATGAGTCGCCCACGAGGATGGCATCGGCACCTGCTTCGTCTAACAATCGCCCGGTCGGGTAATCGTAGGCAGTGAGCATGGAGATGGTCCGCTCGCCCTTCAGGGCGCGGATGGCTTCGGCTTTTTGTAGTGAGTTCACGGAGATCTGAGTGGGTGGGATTACCAATCGGACTGCACCAAGCTTAGGGGTGGTTCCTCGGAGTCCAGGTGCTGCAGGTGTTCGGCAATGGTGGCCGTGTCGCCTGGAAGCACCAGCTGCGGGCGGATGTCGGCCAGTGGCTGGAGCACAAAACGGCGGCTGGTCAGCTGCTGGTGGGGGATGTTAAGAATGCTTTCCTTCACCACCTCATCGCCAAAGTAGAGGATGTCGAGATCGATGATGCGCGGAGCATTGCGCTGGTGCACGATGCCCCGGCCGAAGTGGAACTCGATGCCCTGGGTGTGCTCCAGCAGCTCAAAGGGCGTGCCGATGTAATCGATTTCAATAACGGTGTTGAAGAAATCGGGCGACTCCGCTGGGCAATCGACGGGTTCCGACTGATAAATGGGAGCTTGCAGGTAGACGGTGTCCTCAGGCACCAGCTTGCGCAGCATGTCTCTGGCCACTTGCAAGTGGGTCAGACGATTGCCAAGGTTCGACCCCAGAGCGATGCCTACGCGGTTAGCCATTGTGGGAATTGAGGAGTGTGGCGGTCTACTTTAGGCCGAGCACGTCTTGCATGTCGTAGAGGCCGGCAGGTTGGTCCTGGAGCCAAACGGCAGCGCGGACGGCACCGGAAGCGAAGGTCATGCGGCTGGATGCCTTGTGCGTGAGTTCCACTCGTTCGCCATCGGCGGCAAACATGACGGTGTGATCACCAACGACGTCACCGCCGCGCAGGGTGTGCATGCCGATTTCCTTGCTGGGACGTGCGCCAATGTTGCCAACGCGACCGTGGGCGATGTCATCCTTGTAACTGGTGCCTGTTTCCTCATTAAGGATTTCCAGCAAACGGCGAGCCGTGCCGGATGGGGCGTCGATCTTGTGGCGGTGATGCATTTCCGTGACTTCGATGTCAAAACGATCGTTGCCAAGAATCTGCGCCGCTTTGCGTGTGAGATAGAACAAGGTGTTGACGCCGACCGAGTAGTTCGGGGCGAAGACGATGGGCAGTGATTTCGAGGCTTCGACAATCGCTTCACGTTCTTCGTCTGTGTGGCCGGTGGTTCCGATCACCAGAGGGGTGTTCGATGCCATGGCGGCATCCAGCACGGCGCCGGTGAAGTGGTGCACAGTGAAGTCGATCGCGGCATTGACATCTTGGAATGCGGCGGTCAGGTCATCGCCGGAATCGTGGGTGCTGGTGACCTCGGTGTCCGGGTTTTCATTGCCTGCCTCGATGAGGGTCTGGCCCATGCGACCGCTGCGGCCTGTGATGAGAAGTTTGGTCATGACTGAGCAGTGTTAGATGAGATCGAAATCCGCGAGGGTCTTTTTCAGAATCGCTTCGTTTTTTTCGCTGAGGTTGACCAGTGGGAGGCGGAGCTCGTTGCTGCAGTGACCTTGGAGGGCGACGGCGGACTTGATCGGCACAGGATTGGTATCCAGTGACATCAGTGTCTGGAACAGGGGCTCGTATTTCTCTTGGATCGCTTCCGCATCGGCTACCCGACCTTCGCTCATCGCGCGGACCAAGCTGGTCATGACATCAGGGATGAGGTTGGTGGCTACGGAGACAAGGCCCACAGCACCACGCTTCATGAACTCGATGGTGAGAGGATCGTCACCGGAGAGAAGTTGGAAATCGTCAGGCAGCGCTTCCCGGATCTGGGTGATACGTTCCGGGTCACCGCCGGCTTCCTTGTTGGCGATGATGGTTGGGCAATCGGCGGCGAGGCGTTTGATGGTGTCCACCTCGATGGCAATGACGGAACGGCCGGGAATGCTGTAGAGCATCACGGGGAGATCCGAGCACTCAGCAATGGCTTTATAGTGCTGATACAGACCTTCTTGTGATGGTTTGTTGTAGTAAGGGCAAACCTGGAGGGTGCCATCGACTCCCATGGCGGCAGCTTGTGTGGTCAGCGCGATGGCTTCATCGGTGGCGTTGGCCCCGGTTCCGGCGATGACTTTGATGCGGCCTGCTGCGTATTCAACGGCAAGTTCGATGACGCGCAGGTGCTCTTTGCGACCCAGGGTGGGGGATTCTCCGGTCGTGCCGCAGGGGACAATGCCATCGACGCCGGCGGCGACTTGGCGGTCGATCAGGGCGCGGAAGGCGTCGGTATCGATTTCGCCATTGCGGAAGGGTGTGATGAGGGCTGTGTGGGTTCCTTGGAACATGGTAGAGTTGTTATCGGTTAATTGTTGGTAAAAAACGGGGTTTGGTGCGCCGGTGAGGCTGCGGGACAAGTGGACTAAATGGTGATTTCGCCTGCGAAGACGAAATCGGCTGGACCGGTGAGGGTGACGCCGGTGAATGGCTTATCGGATTCTGGAATGAAGCCAATTTCTAAGGTTTCGCCACCTTCCACGTCCACACTGACTGGGGACGCAGCATCGTTGAGCAAGTGGTGAATCAGAGCGCAGGCGGTCATGCCGGTGCCACAGGCCAGCGTTTCACCCTCGACGCCACGCTCGTAGGTGCGGATGGCGATGTGCTGTGCATCGAGAACCTGGGTGAAGTTGACGTTGGTGCCGGCGGGGGCGAAATGTTCGTGATAGCGCAGGGCGGCACCGTATTTCAGGACGTCGGTATTTTTCAAATCATCCACGAAGACCACGACGTGAGGCACACCGGTGTTGATCACGTGCACTTCGGCATCTAGGCCATCGACCTTGATGTCCGTGTGCAGGGCGAGATCGAAGGGCTCGGACATGGCGATGCAGACATTGTCACCAATGATCTGTGCGCTCAGTGTGCCGGCGATGGTTTCGAAGGTCACCAGGGAGGTTCCTTCTCCGAGCAGGGCGGCGGTGTATTTGCCAAAGCAGCGCGCGCCATTGCCGCACATCTCTGCTTCGCCACCGTCGGCATTGTAATAACGGAATTTGAAATCGGCTCCCTTTTCGGCAGGCTCCACGGCTAACAGTCCGTCAGCGCCTACGCCGCGTTGGCGATCGCAGAGCAGTGCGATCTGTTCTTTGCTGAGCTGGAACTTGAGGTCTCGGTTATCGATGACGACGAAGTCGTTGCCCGCGCCGTTCATTTTTTGAAATGGAATTTGCATGTCGATTAGTGAGTTTGAGTGGCTTGGATGAGAGGAGTGACAAACTGGCGGATGACCTCGCCGAGCTTGGGGTCGGATCCGTGTTCGGCCAC contains:
- a CDS encoding ArnT family glycosyltransferase, whose amino-acid sequence is MSHTPTTAARDQDKPDAVNFSITPGQKRCIVVLLGVMLALRIWIAIAVPFTDTTESRYAEIARKMVETGDWITPQFDYGVPFWGKPPLHTWISAAGIKLFGANQFGARAFILLAAITLSLSLYRWLKREKGQAYALTGTLIMVSSGLYFLAAATVMTDFIMLSGTSLCMIAFWDSVHHPANKHRSGYLFFIGLAIGLLAKGPAAFVLAAIPIGGWVLWKNKWLETWKNLPWISGTLLMLALTLPWYVFAERKTPGFLEYFILGEHWHRFLDSGWKGDLYGNGHAHPRGTIWIYALVTFLPWTPFLLVPLLRFKKIIAAFRNDDREWSSYLLCWAASPMVFFTMASNILPTYVITGIPAMAFLSVELWCMTDTAHARPSAYSKRFFATSTVAFFAICATAFAIFTVNPDLIAKRSQVSLVAKTQQLREQSTEPPGNLYYWRKRFYSAEFYTQGRAKKLETDAELHAILNNGEQDFLAVRSSSLESLPADCLGRFKNRGTIGKMTLLQERPILKSITQQP
- a CDS encoding sensor histidine kinase is translated as MKKTSIQNKLLFGMVFFMTTVLTVGSTALYFSFRKAYFQQIDLDLGKVATLLATEIELENGQLVHEWLDDVRNDPIRSKKDLIQSWNLSDGSSLRSPALKGEDLPKFSAPSGQSSFRDITLPNGHSGRAIGIEILPKIDPEETEENATEPHGPYTEANAPPHILVIANDVEKIEKQLARLRWILLLTIIAVVIASVLISRNIIRSCLFPINDLSDQVAQHNVNELDKEFLVTPDFPEELKGLVTQYNRLFKNIHRVRVRERDFSAHAAHELRTPLAGIILTLEQALHRNRDTDYYQECLAETLKISQSMHGMTERLLYFSRLQNDTFSMHFEKVALHELLKNVWLQHTNRADSRGLSIDWDLTDKAAVIRADQHLLGILISNLMNNAVAYAEPNSSITIQTTAQSSGLALSISNQSKGLNKENMRRLFEPFYRKDEARDVNEHHSGIGLALCQEITRAMRASITADLDEENNTFTITVCFTALVDSEKHAIS
- a CDS encoding response regulator transcription factor, translated to MRILVIEDYAPIRKSIVERLTEDGYTVDSSATGDEGLWYAENHQYDVILLDIMLPEVDGLTILRTLRAKEQLVPIIIMSARDAVNCRIEGLDMGADDYLVKPFSLDELMARIRSQIRKSYDQKNTTFTLADLTLEFRAKRVYRGDVEISLTKREYSILEYLAYRAGEVVSRMEIWNHVYDEYEDSTSNAVDVYVGYLRKKLNIGDSANLIQTRRGVGYYLSAPGE
- a CDS encoding thymidylate synthase, which translates into the protein MQQYLDLLTDVLDNGEARTDRTGTGTLSVFGRQARFDLREGFPCLTTKKLHLRSIIHELLWFLKGDTNIAYLKENGVRIWDEWADEHGELGPVYGQQWRAWEGDDGEVIDQIERLIDGLKNTPHSRRHLVSAWNVGKVDKMALPPCHMLFQFYVHDIDSEKPGLSCQLYQRSADLFLGVPFNIASYALLTMMVAQVCGYEAREFVHTFGDLHLYQNHFDQAKLQLERTPKDLPTMWINPEVTDIHGFTGDDFELRDYHPDPHIKAKVSV
- a CDS encoding peptide chain release factor family protein is translated as MPSPEKIAALEARMAGLGITDETLTEKFIQGSGSGGQKINKTASCVYLKHEPSGIEVKCQQQRSRELNRYIARRELCERLEEKRDGKKSARQQKMEKIRRQKRRRSRRAKNRMLDDKSKHANKKNMRKGPGPND
- a CDS encoding class I SAM-dependent methyltransferase — its product is MIAPTQNKHAGYSSTYHDKKAAQYYQKKFSRSLSSRVSSAREKLLVAKALRAAGRLAGQKTKDLTILDYPCGAGRFATLLASRTAGYYAGDHSPHMVELAAQTLSDHGMADSLLGTTVGDIKANTLADSSVDLAASIRLLHHFPDRADRIAILSELRRVCKGQLITTFIDANSIKQRL
- the panB gene encoding 3-methyl-2-oxobutanoate hydroxymethyltransferase encodes the protein MNSLQKAEAIRALKGERTISMLTAYDYPTGRLLDEAGADAILVGDSLGMVMLGFPDTTHVTLDMMLHHTSAVARGVTNALVIGDMPIHSYDTPKQALITASALIGAGADAVKLEGGVNQVEKVRCIVGAGIPVIGHHGMLPQRVIEEGGYKKKGKTEAEADAILEGALALQEAGCSAIVLESVIPAVAERITAALEIPTIGIGCKAKDDQQTCDGEVAVITDVVGSYPWFVPPFATPRADVAGEITRAVREYISAI
- the folK gene encoding 2-amino-4-hydroxy-6-hydroxymethyldihydropteridine diphosphokinase, producing the protein MANRVGIALGSNLGNRLTHLQVARDMLRKLVPEDTVYLQAPIYQSEPVDCPAESPDFFNTVIEIDYIGTPFELLEHTQGIEFHFGRGIVHQRNAPRIIDLDILYFGDEVVKESILNIPHQQLTSRRFVLQPLADIRPQLVLPGDTATIAEHLQHLDSEEPPLSLVQSDW
- the dapB gene encoding 4-hydroxy-tetrahydrodipicolinate reductase; this encodes MTKLLITGRSGRMGQTLIEAGNENPDTEVTSTHDSGDDLTAAFQDVNAAIDFTVHHFTGAVLDAAMASNTPLVIGTTGHTDEEREAIVEASKSLPIVFAPNYSVGVNTLFYLTRKAAQILGNDRFDIEVTEMHHRHKIDAPSGTARRLLEILNEETGTSYKDDIAHGRVGNIGARPSKEIGMHTLRGGDVVGDHTVMFAADGERVELTHKASSRMTFASGAVRAAVWLQDQPAGLYDMQDVLGLK
- the dapA gene encoding 4-hydroxy-tetrahydrodipicolinate synthase, giving the protein MFQGTHTALITPFRNGEIDTDAFRALIDRQVAAGVDGIVPCGTTGESPTLGRKEHLRVIELAVEYAAGRIKVIAGTGANATDEAIALTTQAAAMGVDGTLQVCPYYNKPSQEGLYQHYKAIAECSDLPVMLYSIPGRSVIAIEVDTIKRLAADCPTIIANKEAGGDPERITQIREALPDDFQLLSGDDPLTIEFMKRGAVGLVSVATNLIPDVMTSLVRAMSEGRVADAEAIQEKYEPLFQTLMSLDTNPVPIKSAVALQGHCSNELRLPLVNLSEKNEAILKKTLADFDLI
- the dapF gene encoding diaminopimelate epimerase, giving the protein MQIPFQKMNGAGNDFVVIDNRDLKFQLSKEQIALLCDRQRGVGADGLLAVEPAEKGADFKFRYYNADGGEAEMCGNGARCFGKYTAALLGEGTSLVTFETIAGTLSAQIIGDNVCIAMSEPFDLALHTDIKVDGLDAEVHVINTGVPHVVVFVDDLKNTDVLKYGAALRYHEHFAPAGTNVNFTQVLDAQHIAIRTYERGVEGETLACGTGMTACALIHHLLNDAASPVSVDVEGGETLEIGFIPESDKPFTGVTLTGPADFVFAGEITI